A window from Osmia lignaria lignaria isolate PbOS001 chromosome 8, iyOsmLign1, whole genome shotgun sequence encodes these proteins:
- the LOC117606749 gene encoding WD repeat-containing protein 43: protein MATTANYAFSPDGEYFAHCGNDGKLKIWDTGTGRLKQEYVSNFHLSSPCCVLTWLYVNSRSTNTSPLPWKKRRRKSVAEEPSQKSMVAMGSTNGKVTLYDTTTSSVTSQLDGHSSTVTAVTWSENVGLFTAGDDHHIIHWNLQENGVKCKWKSGKGKTTSLTVSEDGKGLLSGERVVKWWDLSTKQVIKIFTGHANQVTCLCAVKIPLGSNYVISGAYGDGCLSVWALDEQRNDRAAVASLALQDDAISVSVNVSESSHVVVLVVTRSGQAHIFQYQPNGRTKPLKPSLNIAVASDISQKDSIQQIPILDAKLTEDQKLLLAYGTHINPVFEKVTPDFSNKVQCLVRSDSKKNKDRKEEITKIKSTVIEGNVEYLAPGIVETTTKRTKSSSGSQLLLKDRLENLSLGTESSPTGKITSTGSSRAQLLLQGLNSKDKTILSNVFLIKNESIIRNTITKLPIQAIGPLLKELTILLQGKTYTSKIAVRWLETLLMVHASHFLSQADLVDLFGPILNLIDAKLALLTELSKLKGRVSLVTGQIAQIVEEQDKDITENCLMYQDSDTSDEDDAVEDEDLESESDENWEEMSNQEDQENQDDQEEQNEDEDVKSTNSDSDEEKSMSS from the exons ATGGCGACTACCGCTAATTACGCTTTTTCTCCTGACGGTGAATATTTTGCTCATTGTGGAAACGATGGAAAATTAAAGATTTGGGACACAGGAACTGGTCGTTTAAAACAAGAATATGTATCAAATTTTCATCTTTCCTCCCCGTGTTGCGTTTTGACTTGGCTTTATGTTAATTCCCGGTCAACAAATACATCG CCTTTACCATGGAAGAAACGCAGAAGAAAATCAGTTGCAGAAGAGCCCAGTCAAAAGAGCATGGTTGCAATGGGTTCTACAAATGGAAAAGTTACTCTTTACGATACAACAACATCTTCTGTTACCTCACAATTGGATGGCCATTCCAGTACAGTCACTGCAGTAACTTGGTCAGAAAATGTTGGTTTATTTACTGCAGGGGATGATCATCACATTATTCATTGGAATCTTCAAGAAAATGGAGTAAAATGTAAATGGAAATCAGGGAAAGGAAAAACAACATCTTTAACAGTTTCAGAAGATGGGAAAGGTCTGTTGTCAGGGGAAAGGGTTGTTAAATGGTGGGATTTGAGTACTAAGCAGGTGATCAAGATCTTCACGGGTCATGCTAATCAAGTAACGTGTCTTTGTGCTGTTAAAATTCCGCTCGGAAGTAATTATGTTATTAGCGGAGCTTACGGTGACGGTTGTCTTAGCGTTTGGGCTTTGGATGAA caAAGAAATGATAGAGCAGCTGTAGCGAGTTTAGCTCTACAAGATGATGCGATAAGCGTGTCTGTAAATGTTTCGGAAAGCTCACATGTGGTTGTATTGGTAGTAACTAGGTCTGGGCAAGCAcacatatttcaatatcaaccaAATGGGCGGACGAAACCATTAAAGCCTAGTTTAAATATCGCGGTTGCTTCTGATATAAGTCAAAAAGACAGTATTCAGCAAATTCCTATCTTAGATGCGAAGTTAACGGAAGATCAAAAACTGTTACTCGCCTATGGAACGCATATTAATCCTGTGTTTGAAAAAGTAACACCTGATTTTTCTAATAAAGTACAGTGTTTAGTACGCTCGgacagtaaaaaaaataaagatagaaaggaagaaattactaaaataaaatcTACAGTAATAGAAGGCAATGTTGAGTATCTTGCACCAG GTATTGTTGAAACAACCACAAAAAGGACTAAAAGCAGTTCTGGAtcgcaattattattaaaagataGATTAGAAAATTTGAGCCTAGGTACTGAGAGTAGTCCTACTGGAAAAATTACGAGCACAGGTAGCAGTCGAGCACAACTTTTGTTACAAGGCTTGAACAGTAAAGATAAGACTATTTTAAGCAATGTTTTTCTCATCAAGAATGAGTCTATTATTAGGAATACCATTACTAAGTTACCGATCCAGGCAATTGGGCCGCTACTTAAAGAGCTGACCATCCTACTTCAGGGGAAAACTTACAC GAGTAAAATTGCCGTGCGATGGTTAGAAACATTGCTAATGGTACATGCAAGTCATTTTTTGTCACAAGCAGATCTTGTGGATTTATTTGGACCAATTTTAAACTTAATTGATGCCAAGTTAGCTCTTTTAACAGAACTTTCAAAACTTAAAGGACGTGTTTCCCTTGTTACTGGCCAAATTGCTCAGATAGTAGAAGAACAGGATAAAGATATCACTGAGAATTGTCTTATGTATCAGGATTCAG ATACATCAGACGAAGATGACGCAGTCGAAGATGAGGATTTAGAAAGCGAATCAGATGAAAATTGGGAAGAAATGTCGAATCAAGAGGATCAAGAGAACCAAGATGATCAAGAGGAACAAAATGAGGATGAAGATGTAAAAAGCACGAATTCTGATTCGGACGAAGAAAAATCTATGTCCAGCTAA
- the Hex70a gene encoding hexamerin 70a, which yields MLLLTRIWVLGLLAFSLVSAEYFTTKTADKDFLLKQKKIYNLLYHISQPNVVNVQLYNEGQAWNIENSISLYRNPDAVKEFMYMYKNGMLPRGEMFSPYYPKLLKEMVALFRLFYYANDFDTFYNTALWARIYVNEGQFYFALCNAVIRRPDTKYIQLPPPYEMYPYAYFNSEVLEKAHHAKVFGKLDSQKTGPYETYIIPANYSGWYLNREYNFENKLNYFTEDVGLNAYYFFFRQECPFWLSSNEFDFLQYRGEEYLYGHKQLLNRYYLERLSNDLPKIEDFDWQKPFYAGYYPTMTYHNGMPYPQRPDWSNFPVYKYKYIQDIMDMESRITAAIDSGFILRNDSKWYNIYQEDGLNMLGNIIEGNGDSYNRDFYGSIDTLGRKILGYNLEPANPYQIFPSALETFSSSMRDPAFYRLYKRIYRYYYRYKMRQEPYTRDEIVYPELKIESFVVDKLTTYFDQYDTSISNGLLVEDQREAETSLIKIRQYRLNHKPFNFHITVNSEKPMKAAFRIFLGPKYDSHHKLVEIPDSLKYFYEIDNWIVDLTAGQNKIGRNSQDCFFVIPDQEPSEVFYKKVLKALDGAESFTYNERVFGFPERLLLPKGKKEGMPFQFFLYVSPVTTEVPYTSRIWGSYKFDKRPFGFPLDKPLYDFKYDGPNMMFKNILIYHKDEFEMGLTY from the exons atgttaCTGTTGACACGGATCTGGGTGTTAGGGTTGCTGGCCTTCAGTTTGGTCAGCGCAGAATACTTCACCACCAAAACAGCCGACAAAGACTTCCTATTGAAGCAAAAGAAGATTTACAACTTACTTTATCACATCTCTCAACCCAATGTGGTGAACGTTCAATTGTACAACGAGGGTCAAGCATGGAACATCGAGAACAGCATTAGTTTGTACAGGAATCCG GATGCCGTGAAAGAATTCATGTACATGTACAAAAATGGAATGCTTCCACGGGGAGAAATGTTCTCGCCTTATTATCCAAAATTGCTTAAAGAAATGGTAGCTCTGTTCAGACTGTTCTATTACGCGAACGATTTCGATACTTTCTACAACACAGCACTTTGGGCAAGAATTTACGTAAACGAGGGTCAATTCTACTTTGCTCTTTGCAATGCTGTAATCAGAAGACCGGAcactaaatacattcaattaccacCCCCATATGAAATGTACCCGTATGCGTACTTCAACTCTGAGGTGCTTGAAAAGGCACACCATGCCAAAGTTTTCGGTAAACTAG ACTCGCAGAAAACTGGACCATACGAAACGTACATCATTCCTGCCAACTATTCCGGCTGGTACCTTAATCGCGAATACAATTTTGAGAACAAGTTGAACTATTTCACAGAGGACGTAGGTCTGAACGCGTACTACTTCTTCTTCCGTCAAGAATGCCCATTCTGGCTGAGCTCGAACGAATTTGATTTCTTACAATACCGAGGAGAAGAATACCTTTACGGGCACAAACAACTGTTGAACAGATACTATCTGGAAAGACTTTCCAATGACCTGCCTAAAATCGAAGACTTCGACTGGCAGAAACCATTCTACGCTGGTTACTATCCTACTATGACATATCACAATGGAATGCCGTACCCACAGAGACCAGACTGGAGCAACTTCCCTGTCTACAAATACAAATATATTCAG GATATAATGGACATGGAATCAAGAATAACTGCAGCAATTGATTCTGGCTTTATACTGAGAAACGACAGCAAGTGGTACAATATATACCAGGAGGATGGTTTGAATATGCTTGGAAATATAATCGAGGGTAACGGAGACTCTTACAACCGTGACTTCTATGGCAGCATCGATACGTTGGGCAGAAAGATCCTTGGTTACAATTTGGAACCAGCCAACCCCTATCAAATCTTCCCTAGCGCCCTGGAAACGTTCAGCAGCTCCATGAGGGACCCTGCATTCTACAGGCTTTACAAGAGAATATACCGCTATTACTAcag ATACAAAATGCGTCAAGAACCATACACCAGAGACGAAATTGTTTACCCAGAATTGAAGATTGAATCGTTCGTTGTTGATAAATTAACCACATACTTCGATCAATATGACACATCCATCAGCAATGGTTTATTAGTAGAAGATCAAAGAGAAGCCGAAACATCGTTAATAAAAATTAGACAGTACCGTCTGAATCACAAGCCATTCAACTTCCACATCACGGTTAACTCTGAGAAACCAATGAAAGCGGCGTTCAGAATCTTCCTTGGACCCAAATACGACTCGCACCACAAATTAGTAGAAATTCCAGACAGTCTGAAATACTTCTACGAAATCGACAACTGGATCGTTGACT TGACCGCCGGACAGAACAAAATCGGACGTAACAGTCAAGACTGCTTCTTCGTGATTCCCGATCAAGAACCAAGCGAAGTGTTCTACAAGAAAGTCCTGAAGGCTCTCGATGGTGCGGAATCGTTTACTTATAACGAGAGAGTATTTGGATTCCCGGAAAGACTGTTGTTACCAAAGGGCAAAAAGGAAGGAATGCCGTTCCAATTCTTCTTATACGTCAGCCCAGTGACTACAGAAGTACCATATACTTCCAGAATATGGGGCAGTTATAAATTTGACAAGAGACCATTTGGTTTCCCTCTAGACAAGCCTCTTTATGACTTCAAATACGATGGCCCTAATATGATGTTCAAAAACATTCTTATTTATCACAAGGACGAATTTGAAATGGGTCTTACTTATTAA
- the Hex70c gene encoding hexamerin 70c yields the protein MLKVALLLALGGMLCVAEGAKLSGTHTADKNFLDKQKKLYNILLYIRQNDLKDTDWYNTGMHYDISENMDNYKNQTVVKQFLWMYKRGMFLSRGAISNQYNHEQRYEMQLLFDLFYTAKDFETFYKTACFARIFMNDGMFTMAFTTAVNYRSDCQCVRLPMISEIYPNLFFESRVIQQAHYLKMIRGTEVQERTYIIPANYSSKYMYPYVDYEYKLDYYIEDADLNAYYYYFRMASPIWLNNNKRKEICGECYFFIHKQLMARYNLERRSNDISRIASFDWNKPVYPLYFSNLMYSNGVAVPKRHKYASLPFHKYNYLTEVFTLENRIMDAIDSGYLIDTEGRKIDIYTPGGLNMLANVIEGNGASCNRRYYGMYDAVVRNILGFSFDKPNQNVSIPSALEMHATNMRDPAFYMLYSRIMSFFFRYKKNQPQYTEEELVLPGVEFEFVSNVDKLYTYFDKCDTVINNAVAVDTFTNGKKFVMKARRPCLNYQPFMYNFTINSKTKMDATLSIFLGPAYDDVKDDMVYLKKFYYQFMQMDQFNVTLVPGPNNIQRSSSESSLTTSNMMEADYFYSKLNKAISGSEPFVYSEEDRSFPEHLTLPRGRTGGMKYKMFFFLSTVNGNDPTMCLNPAADKFPQKKSLGFPLDRPMPDTWNYSIPNMFFKDVYIYEIPKGEGMNY from the exons atGCTGAAGGTAGCGCTCTTGTTGGCGCTCGGCGGCATGCTATGCGTTGCCGAAGGCGCGAAATTGAGCGGAACTCATACAGCCGACAAGAACTTCTTGGACAAACAGAAGAAGCTCTACAATATCCTGCTCTATATCAGACAGAACGATCTGAAAGACACGGATTGGTACAACACCGGCATGCACTATGACATCAGCGAAAACATGGACAATTACAAAAACCAG ACTGTTGTCAAACAGTTCCTCTGGATGTACAAGCGAGGAATGTTCCTTTCCCGCGGTGCCATCTCCAACCAGTACAACCATGAGCAACGGTACGAAATGCAATTGTTGTTCGATCTGTTCTACACCGCCAAGGACTTCGAGACCTTTTACAAAACTGCTTGTTTCGCTCGGATATTCATGAACGACGGCATGTTCACCATGGCCTTTACGACCGCAGTTAATTACAGAAGCGACTGCCAATGCGTACGTCTGCCAATGATCTCCGAGATCTATCCAAACCTCTTCTTCGAATCCAGAGTGATCCAACAAGCACACTACCTTAAAATGATCAGAG GCACTGAAGTTCAGGAACGTACCTACATAATCCCTGCCAATTACTCCAGCAAATACATGTATCCATACGTAGACTATGAATACAAGCTGGACTACTATATAGAAGATGCCGACTTAAACGCTTATTACTATTACTTCCGCATGGCGTCCCCCATCTGGTTAAACAACAACAAACGCAAGGAAATCTGTGGAGAATGTTACTTCTTCATCCACAAACAACTGATGGCCAGGTATAACCTGGAACGCAGATCCAACGACATTAGCAGGATAGCATCGTTCGACTGGAACAAACCCGTCTACCCCCTTTACTTCTCGAATCTGATGTACTCCAATGGCGTAGCAGTTCCTAAGAGACACAAATACGCGTCCCTCCCCTTTCACAAATACAACTATCTTACA GAGGTCTTCACTCTGGAAAATCGTATAATGGACGCAATTGACTCTGGATACTTGATAGACACAGAAGGAAGGAAGATAGATATCTACACTCCGGGAGGTCTGAACATGTTGGCCAATGTGATCGAAGGAAACGGTGCTTCTTGCAACCGTCGATACTACGGAATGTACGATGCTGTGGTACGTAACATCCTTGGCTTCAGCTTTGATAAACCCAACCAGAACGTGTCGATACCCAGTGCTCTTGAAATGCACGCCACCAACATGAGAGACCCAGCATTCTACATGCTCTACTCGAGAATCATGTCGTTCTTCTTCAG ATACAAGAAAAACCAGCCTCAATACACTGAAGAGGAACTGGTGTTGCCAGGAGTGGAATTCGAATTCGTTTCCAACGTAGATAAACTCTACACGTACTTCGACAAGTGCGACACTGTTATTAACAATGCCGTGGCAGTGGACACCTTCACGAACGGAAAGAAATTTGTTATGAAAGCGCGTCGTCCTTGCTTGAACTACCAGCCATTCATGTACAACTTCACCATCAACTCCAAAACTAAAATGGATGCTACCCTCAGCATCTTCCTTGGTCCAGCGTACGACGACGTAAAAGATGACATGGTTTACCTGAAAAAATTCTACTATCAGTTCATGCAAATGGACCAATTCAACGTGACAC TCGTTCCTGGTCCCAATAACATTCAACGTAGCAGTTCAGAGTCTTCGTTGACAACATCAAACATGATGGAAGCCGACTACTTCTACAGCAAACTGAACAAAGCCATCAGCGGTAGTGAACCCTTCGTCTACTCCGAGGAAGACCGCAGCTTCCCAGAACATCTGACTCTGCCCAGAGGTAGAACGGGCGGTATGAAGTACAAGATGTTCTTCTTCCTGAGCACGGTCAACGGCAACGACCCGACGATGTGCTTGAACCCCGCGGCCGATAAATTCCCCCAAAAGAAATCACTTGGATTCCCTCTGGACAGACCCATGCCTGATACATGGAACTACTCCATCCCCAACATGTTCTTCAAGGACGTGTACATCTACGAGATTCCAAAGGGCGAGGGAATGAACTACTAA
- the LOC117606753 gene encoding uncharacterized protein LOC117606753 isoform X3, which yields MLNFQMVFQWGKNGNLLFIPFQVLRSVSRFRKHQLDLFRNMKRIYLYGKFLYDRRRFHCCNGQCLELLFQGKISYSLSVPLINDENISF from the exons ATGTTGAATTTTCAAATGGTATTCCAATGGGGAAAAAATGGCAATTTGCTATTTATCCCTTTTCAG GTTTTGCGGTCCGTCAGTCGGTTTCGCAAGCATCAACTAGATCTGTTCAGAAACATGAAGAGGATTTATTTGTATGGAAAATTCTTGTACGATAGAAGACGATTCCATTGTTGCAATG GTCAATGTCTTGAACTTCTGTTTCAAGGGAAAATTTCGTACTCCTTATCGGTTCCATTGATAAACGATGAAAACATTTCTTTCTGA
- the LOC117606753 gene encoding uncharacterized protein LOC117606753 isoform X5, which translates to MLNFQMVFQWGKNGNLLFIPFQVLRSVSRFRKHQLDLFRNMKRIYLYGKFLYDRRRFHCCNEKGCN; encoded by the exons ATGTTGAATTTTCAAATGGTATTCCAATGGGGAAAAAATGGCAATTTGCTATTTATCCCTTTTCAG GTTTTGCGGTCCGTCAGTCGGTTTCGCAAGCATCAACTAGATCTGTTCAGAAACATGAAGAGGATTTATTTGTATGGAAAATTCTTGTACGATAGAAGACGATTCCATTGTTGCAATG AAAAGGgctgtaattaa
- the LOC117606753 gene encoding uncharacterized protein LOC117606753 isoform X4, producing MLNFQMVFQWGKNGNLLFIPFQVLRSVSRFRKHQLDLFRNMKRIYLYGKFLYDRRRFHCCNGEKQMIVTLIAMSENKSVI from the exons ATGTTGAATTTTCAAATGGTATTCCAATGGGGAAAAAATGGCAATTTGCTATTTATCCCTTTTCAG GTTTTGCGGTCCGTCAGTCGGTTTCGCAAGCATCAACTAGATCTGTTCAGAAACATGAAGAGGATTTATTTGTATGGAAAATTCTTGTACGATAGAAGACGATTCCATTGTTGCAATG gagaaaaacaaatgatAGTAACTTTGATTGCAatgtcagaaaataaatcagtAATTTAG
- the LOC117606753 gene encoding uncharacterized protein LOC117606753 isoform X1, which yields MNLPISTSDFFVTASDCGELLTRVKLDIEQLESAMQHHIDDYLKEVIDTNVKTDADNKKQNIDFDKHMELWMNDLKQQLINLQFFGRAATLRIFVYYTNYLDILRAPIKKSHHQPYKLPVYNIEFPKNEQTKPTLLLKDLSKLKRKKCLPKISTCN from the exons ATGAATCTCCCAATTTCAACGTCAGATTTTTTTGTAACCGCATCTGATTGTGGTGAATTACTTACAAGAGTTAAACTCGACATAGAACAGTTAGAATCTGCTATGCAACATCATATAGATGATTATTTAAAGGAAGTGATTGATACTAATGTTAAAACAGATGCAGATAATAAAAAACAGAATATAGACTTTGATAAACACATGGAATTATGGATGAATGATTTGAAACAGCAATTAATAAATTTGCAGTTTTTTGGTAGA GCTGCGACGCTTAGAATATTTGTCTACTACACTAATTATCTAGATATTCTACGAGCACCGATTAAAAAAAGCCACCATCAGCCGTACAAACTACCAGTGTATAATATTGAATTTCCTAAAAATGAACAAACTAAACCAACTTTACTGCTTAAAGATTTGTCTAAGTTGAAAAGGAAGAAATGTTTACCTAAAATCAGTACATGCAATTAA
- the LOC117606753 gene encoding uncharacterized protein LOC117606753 isoform X2 → MNLPISTSDFFVTASDCGELLTRVKLDIEQLESAMQHHIDDYLKEVIDTNVKTDADNKKQNIDFDKHMELWMNDLKQQLINLQFFGCDA, encoded by the exons ATGAATCTCCCAATTTCAACGTCAGATTTTTTTGTAACCGCATCTGATTGTGGTGAATTACTTACAAGAGTTAAACTCGACATAGAACAGTTAGAATCTGCTATGCAACATCATATAGATGATTATTTAAAGGAAGTGATTGATACTAATGTTAAAACAGATGCAGATAATAAAAAACAGAATATAGACTTTGATAAACACATGGAATTATGGATGAATGATTTGAAACAGCAATTAATAAATTTGCAGTTTTTTG GCTGCGACGCTTAG
- the LOC117606750 gene encoding protein TAPT1 homolog isoform X1, whose product MNIDENWQNFTEKKCIRFKSTKKSDSQSNKIQDVKSQFSFEKRRQKGQGMSLSQFLRTELTRGYQLENDEERFSARREKIYSFMKIPREVEKFMTYGFLQCADSFLFVYTFLPLRFMMALWTVITRPLWYCLRKERNNLKVGERHLRPAEICDLLKGIVVISCWAATWKVDTSMMYHLVKSQSVIKLYIFYNMLEVGDRLFSAFGQDTIDALLWTATEPRSKTQTGSQHLGTLPHLLFAVTYVLLHSILVLFQATTLNVAINSSNKALLTIMMSNNFVELKGSVFKKFDKNNLFQLSCADVRERFHLMMLLLAVNLQTMKEYAWKAERLAVLLPDCIMLLLAEVLVDWVKHAFITRFNELRSTVYRGYTISLAYDMAQTRQETAFSDPSDLVARRMGFIPLPLGVAIGRVLCTTITPAAKPANIILLLLAYLILVALRILISLVVLGKACDLIASHTKESEVVSLKHSATSTDVKNPNLATAMFSNSSISLNNVCLNEAVLKEEVDNEKISKEVID is encoded by the exons ATGAATATCGATGAGAATTGGCAAAATTTTActgaaaaaaaatgtataagatTTAAGTCTACCAAAAAGTCCGATAGCCAGAGTAATAAAATTCAAGATGTGAAGAGTCAATTCAGTTTTGAGAAACGTCGGCAAAAAGGACAAG GTATGTCTCTCTCACAGTTTTTACGAACGGAATTAACGAGAGGCTATCAATTGGAAAATGATGAAGAAAGATTTTCTGCAAGAAGGGAAAAAATTTATTCCTTTATGAAAATTCCAAGGGAAGTCGAAAAGTTCATGACCTATGGATTCTTGCAG TGTGCAGACTCATTTCTATTTGTTTACACATTTTTACCATTGAGATTCATGATGGCACTATGGACAGTAATTACAAGACCCCTTTGGTACTGTTTAAG aaaagagaGGAATAATTTAAAAGTTGGAGAAAGACATTTAAGACCTGCAGAGATCTGTGATCTTTTGAAGGGAATTGTAGTGATCAGCTGTTGGGCAGCTACTTGGAAAGTTGATACATCTATGATGTATCATTTGGTGAAAAGTCAGTCGGTAATAAAATTgtacatattttataatatgcTGGAGGTTGGGGATAGATTGTTCAGTGCTTTTGGTCAAGATACAATTGATGCTTTGCTGTGGACTGCTACAGAGCCTAGATCAAAGACCCAAACAGGATCCCAACATTTGGGTACGCTACCGCATTTGCTGTTTGCGGTTACTTATGTTT TGTTGCACAGTATATTGGTATTGTTCCAAGCAACTACATTAAATGTAGCAATAAATAGCAGCAACAAAGCCTTACTGACTATAATGATGTCTAACAAT TTTGTAGAATTGAAAGGTTCTGTTTTTAAGAAATTTGACAAGAATAATCTCTTTCAACTATCTTGCGCAGACGTAAGGGAGCGTTTTCATTTAATGATGCTTCTTCTTGCTGTAAATCTGCAAACGATGAAAGAATATGCATGGAAAGCGGAGCGTCTCGCGGTGCTTTTACCAGATTGTATAATGTTGTTATTGGCAGAGGTCCTCGTAGATTGG GTGAAACACGCCTTTATAACCCGTTTTAATGAGCTTCGTTCCACAGTGTATAGGGGTTACACTATAAGTTTAGCTTACGATATGGCACAAACGCGTCAAGAAACTGCTTTTTCTGATCCTTCAGATTTGGTAGCTCGTAGGATGGGTTTCATTCCTCTTCCTCTTGGCGTTGCGATAGGGAGAGTCCTATGCACAACTATCACACCAGCTGCGAAAccagcaaacataattcttttaCTTTTAGCATACCTAATTCTAGTAGCGTTAAGAATTCTAATCAGCTTAGTAGTTCTTGGTAAGGCATGCGATTTGATCGCATCGCACACGAAGGAATCGGAGGTGGTGTCTTTAAAGCATTCAGCTACTAGTACGGATGTAAAGAATCCAAATCTAGCTACAGCAATGTTTTCCAATAGTTCAATCAGTTTAAATAATGTTTGTCTAAACGAAGCTGTTTTAAAGGAGGAGGTAGACAATGAAAAAATTAGTAAAGAAGTTATAGACTAa
- the LOC117606750 gene encoding protein TAPT1 homolog isoform X2, with amino-acid sequence MSLSQFLRTELTRGYQLENDEERFSARREKIYSFMKIPREVEKFMTYGFLQCADSFLFVYTFLPLRFMMALWTVITRPLWYCLRKERNNLKVGERHLRPAEICDLLKGIVVISCWAATWKVDTSMMYHLVKSQSVIKLYIFYNMLEVGDRLFSAFGQDTIDALLWTATEPRSKTQTGSQHLGTLPHLLFAVTYVLLHSILVLFQATTLNVAINSSNKALLTIMMSNNFVELKGSVFKKFDKNNLFQLSCADVRERFHLMMLLLAVNLQTMKEYAWKAERLAVLLPDCIMLLLAEVLVDWVKHAFITRFNELRSTVYRGYTISLAYDMAQTRQETAFSDPSDLVARRMGFIPLPLGVAIGRVLCTTITPAAKPANIILLLLAYLILVALRILISLVVLGKACDLIASHTKESEVVSLKHSATSTDVKNPNLATAMFSNSSISLNNVCLNEAVLKEEVDNEKISKEVID; translated from the exons ATGTCTCTCTCACAGTTTTTACGAACGGAATTAACGAGAGGCTATCAATTGGAAAATGATGAAGAAAGATTTTCTGCAAGAAGGGAAAAAATTTATTCCTTTATGAAAATTCCAAGGGAAGTCGAAAAGTTCATGACCTATGGATTCTTGCAG TGTGCAGACTCATTTCTATTTGTTTACACATTTTTACCATTGAGATTCATGATGGCACTATGGACAGTAATTACAAGACCCCTTTGGTACTGTTTAAG aaaagagaGGAATAATTTAAAAGTTGGAGAAAGACATTTAAGACCTGCAGAGATCTGTGATCTTTTGAAGGGAATTGTAGTGATCAGCTGTTGGGCAGCTACTTGGAAAGTTGATACATCTATGATGTATCATTTGGTGAAAAGTCAGTCGGTAATAAAATTgtacatattttataatatgcTGGAGGTTGGGGATAGATTGTTCAGTGCTTTTGGTCAAGATACAATTGATGCTTTGCTGTGGACTGCTACAGAGCCTAGATCAAAGACCCAAACAGGATCCCAACATTTGGGTACGCTACCGCATTTGCTGTTTGCGGTTACTTATGTTT TGTTGCACAGTATATTGGTATTGTTCCAAGCAACTACATTAAATGTAGCAATAAATAGCAGCAACAAAGCCTTACTGACTATAATGATGTCTAACAAT TTTGTAGAATTGAAAGGTTCTGTTTTTAAGAAATTTGACAAGAATAATCTCTTTCAACTATCTTGCGCAGACGTAAGGGAGCGTTTTCATTTAATGATGCTTCTTCTTGCTGTAAATCTGCAAACGATGAAAGAATATGCATGGAAAGCGGAGCGTCTCGCGGTGCTTTTACCAGATTGTATAATGTTGTTATTGGCAGAGGTCCTCGTAGATTGG GTGAAACACGCCTTTATAACCCGTTTTAATGAGCTTCGTTCCACAGTGTATAGGGGTTACACTATAAGTTTAGCTTACGATATGGCACAAACGCGTCAAGAAACTGCTTTTTCTGATCCTTCAGATTTGGTAGCTCGTAGGATGGGTTTCATTCCTCTTCCTCTTGGCGTTGCGATAGGGAGAGTCCTATGCACAACTATCACACCAGCTGCGAAAccagcaaacataattcttttaCTTTTAGCATACCTAATTCTAGTAGCGTTAAGAATTCTAATCAGCTTAGTAGTTCTTGGTAAGGCATGCGATTTGATCGCATCGCACACGAAGGAATCGGAGGTGGTGTCTTTAAAGCATTCAGCTACTAGTACGGATGTAAAGAATCCAAATCTAGCTACAGCAATGTTTTCCAATAGTTCAATCAGTTTAAATAATGTTTGTCTAAACGAAGCTGTTTTAAAGGAGGAGGTAGACAATGAAAAAATTAGTAAAGAAGTTATAGACTAa